In the Synechococcus sp. Nb3U1 genome, one interval contains:
- the rpsQ gene encoding 30S ribosomal protein S17, with protein sequence MAVREKVGVVVSNKMQKTVVVAVEDRVAHSKYGKIVVKTKRFKAHDEEGRCQEGDLVRITETRPLSRTKRWQVAEVLREVKKL encoded by the coding sequence ATGGCTGTTCGGGAAAAGGTTGGCGTCGTCGTCAGCAACAAGATGCAAAAGACTGTGGTCGTTGCCGTTGAAGATCGGGTTGCCCACAGCAAGTACGGCAAAATCGTCGTCAAAACCAAGCGGTTCAAAGCCCACGACGAGGAAGGCCGCTGTCAAGAGGGGGATTTGGTGCGCATTACCGAAACTCGTCCCCTCAGCCGAACCAAGCGTTGGCAAGTAGCCGAAGTCCTGCGGGAGGTGAAGAAACTATGA
- the rplN gene encoding 50S ribosomal protein L14: protein MIQQQTMLTVADNTGARKMMCIRVLGSSGHRYASLGDVIIGVVKDALPNMPVKKSDVVKAVVIRTVDTIRRPDGMSIRFDDNAVVIINNEGNPRGTRVFGPVARELREKNYTKIVSLAPEVL from the coding sequence ATGATTCAGCAGCAAACGATGTTGACGGTAGCCGATAACACCGGGGCACGCAAGATGATGTGCATCCGCGTCTTGGGCAGCAGTGGCCACCGCTACGCCAGCCTGGGAGATGTGATCATCGGGGTCGTCAAAGATGCCCTGCCCAACATGCCTGTCAAAAAATCTGATGTTGTCAAAGCCGTCGTCATTCGTACCGTTGATACAATCCGTCGCCCTGATGGCATGAGCATCCGCTTCGATGACAACGCCGTCGTGATCATCAACAACGAAGGCAACCCACGTGGCACACGGGTCTTTGGCCCCGTGGCTCGTGAACTGCGCGAGAAAAACTATACCAAGATCGTCTCACTCGCTCCGGAGGTACTGTAA
- the rpsS gene encoding 30S ribosomal protein S19 — protein MGRSLKKGPFVDAKLLLKVERMNERNEKQMLKTWSRASTILPLMIGHTIAVHNGKQHVPLFITDQMVGHKLGEFVPTRTFRGHAGSDKKASRR, from the coding sequence ATGGGACGTTCACTAAAAAAAGGCCCTTTTGTCGATGCCAAACTGCTTCTCAAAGTGGAGCGGATGAATGAGCGCAATGAGAAGCAAATGCTGAAAACCTGGTCGCGGGCCAGCACCATCCTGCCCCTGATGATCGGCCATACCATCGCCGTTCACAACGGCAAGCAACATGTACCCCTCTTTATCACCGATCAAATGGTTGGCCACAAGCTGGGGGAGTTTGTCCCGACTCGTACCTTCCGAGGTCATGCAGGCAGCGATAAAAAAGCGTCTCGCCGCTGA
- the rplR gene encoding 50S ribosomal protein L18, giving the protein MKTNRKTTTQHRHRRIRRKVFGTPERPRLAVFRSHQHIYAQVIDDVAQHTLASASTLDTELREELGEIGAATQEAATLIGRSVAKRALQAGISQVVFDRGGKLYHGRIQALAEAAREAGLQF; this is encoded by the coding sequence ATGAAAACCAACCGCAAAACCACCACCCAACATCGCCATCGGCGCATTCGCCGCAAAGTCTTTGGCACCCCCGAGCGACCCCGCTTGGCTGTGTTTCGTTCCCATCAGCACATCTATGCCCAGGTGATCGACGATGTAGCCCAGCATACCTTGGCCTCTGCTTCCACCCTCGACACCGAGCTGCGGGAGGAGTTGGGGGAAATCGGGGCCGCCACGCAAGAGGCTGCCACCCTAATCGGCCGATCGGTCGCCAAACGGGCCTTGCAGGCGGGCATTTCCCAGGTGGTCTTCGACCGGGGGGGCAAGCTCTATCACGGGCGCATTCAAGCCTTGGCCGAAGCCGCTCGAGAGGCAGGGTTACAGTTTTAA
- a CDS encoding adenylate kinase — MPRLIFLGPPGAGKGTQAERLAAAYHMPKISTGDLLRAEVKAQTPLGSQAKVYMDAGELVPDAVLVGMVKGQLQQSPEQGWILDGFPRTLPQAEALEALLKELGQDYDHVLNLDVPDQVLVARLLARGQEQGRSDDADEAVILKRLEVYRQQTAPLIAFYEAKGRLQRVNGDQSMESVQEHLQALVRGLSEASKPGSGRTA, encoded by the coding sequence GTGCCACGGTTAATTTTTTTGGGGCCGCCGGGAGCGGGTAAGGGGACGCAGGCTGAGCGGTTAGCGGCTGCTTACCATATGCCCAAAATCTCCACGGGGGATCTGTTGCGGGCGGAAGTGAAAGCCCAAACTCCCCTGGGATCCCAGGCCAAAGTGTATATGGATGCGGGAGAACTGGTGCCGGATGCGGTGCTGGTGGGGATGGTGAAAGGGCAGTTGCAGCAGTCTCCAGAGCAGGGTTGGATCTTGGACGGATTTCCCCGCACCTTGCCTCAAGCAGAAGCCCTGGAGGCTCTTCTGAAGGAACTTGGGCAAGACTACGATCACGTCCTCAACCTGGATGTGCCGGATCAGGTGTTGGTGGCGCGGCTGCTGGCGCGTGGACAGGAACAGGGGCGCAGCGACGATGCAGATGAAGCGGTGATCCTGAAGCGCCTAGAGGTGTATCGGCAACAAACCGCCCCTCTGATCGCTTTTTACGAGGCTAAGGGACGTTTGCAACGGGTGAACGGCGATCAGTCCATGGAATCGGTGCAGGAACATCTTCAGGCGCTAGTGCGGGGCTTGTCAGAGGCGAGCAAGCCAGGATCCGGGAGGACAGCATGA
- the rpsH gene encoding 30S ribosomal protein S8, producing MAHTNDTIADMLTRIRNATMARHESVAIPATRMTRNIARVLHEEGFVSEWKEEGEGIQAQLVLQLKYKGKGRKPIINGLKRVSRPGLRVYRNHKELPRVLGGIGIAIISTSSGIMTDREARKNGIGGEVLCFVY from the coding sequence ATGGCCCACACCAACGACACGATCGCCGATATGCTCACCCGCATTCGCAACGCCACAATGGCTCGGCACGAGTCGGTGGCGATCCCGGCAACTCGCATGACTCGCAACATCGCTCGCGTCCTTCATGAGGAGGGCTTTGTGAGCGAATGGAAGGAAGAGGGAGAAGGGATCCAGGCTCAGCTGGTGCTGCAGTTGAAGTATAAGGGCAAAGGTCGTAAACCGATCATCAATGGTCTGAAGCGGGTGAGCCGCCCAGGGCTGCGGGTGTATCGCAACCACAAAGAATTGCCCCGTGTGTTGGGGGGCATTGGCATCGCCATTATTTCCACCTCCAGCGGCATCATGACCGACCGGGAAGCCCGTAAGAACGGCATTGGTGGTGAAGTGCTCTGCTTTGTGTATTGA
- the rplV gene encoding 50S ribosomal protein L22 produces MADSSSDIKAVARYIRISPFKVRRVLDQIRGRTYADALILLEFMPYAACEPIRKVLRSAVANAEHNNGLDPRDLVVSQAYADQGPVLKRFRPRAQGRAYQIRKRTCHITIAVRPMETEAATAS; encoded by the coding sequence ATGGCTGATTCTTCATCTGACATCAAAGCGGTAGCTCGCTACATTCGTATATCGCCCTTCAAAGTGCGTCGGGTGTTAGATCAAATCCGTGGGCGCACCTATGCCGATGCCCTGATCCTGTTGGAGTTTATGCCCTATGCCGCCTGTGAACCCATCCGCAAGGTGCTGCGCTCAGCGGTGGCTAATGCAGAACACAACAACGGCCTCGATCCCCGTGATTTGGTGGTGAGCCAAGCCTATGCCGATCAAGGGCCGGTACTAAAACGATTCCGTCCCCGTGCCCAAGGTCGTGCTTACCAAATTCGCAAGCGAACCTGTCACATCACCATTGCTGTCCGGCCCATGGAAACCGAAGCGGCAACAGCATCCTAA
- the rplO gene encoding 50S ribosomal protein L15: MRLEDIQPQAGSTRRRRRLGRGISAGQGASCGKGMRGQKARKGGSTRPGFEGGQTPLYRRVPKLKHFSRYAPRPAYTLINLRSLAELPSGSQVTLESLIELGIVTTNDGPLKILGHGEVSVPLTVSAAAITPSAQAKIEAAGGQVQILNAR, encoded by the coding sequence ATGCGACTGGAAGACATTCAACCCCAAGCGGGATCCACGCGGCGGCGGCGGCGGTTGGGTCGTGGCATCTCCGCCGGGCAGGGCGCCTCCTGTGGCAAAGGCATGCGTGGACAAAAGGCTCGCAAGGGGGGCAGTACGCGACCCGGTTTTGAAGGCGGCCAAACCCCCCTCTATCGGCGTGTGCCCAAACTCAAGCATTTCTCTCGCTACGCGCCGCGCCCGGCTTATACTCTGATTAACTTGCGCTCTCTGGCAGAGCTGCCCTCTGGTAGCCAAGTCACCCTTGAAAGCTTGATCGAGCTGGGGATCGTCACTACCAACGATGGCCCCCTGAAAATTCTCGGTCACGGAGAGGTGAGCGTCCCTCTGACGGTTAGTGCCGCAGCCATCACCCCCTCCGCCCAAGCCAAGATCGAGGCGGCGGGAGGTCAAGTACAGATCCTCAATGCCCGATGA
- a CDS encoding alpha/beta fold hydrolase has protein sequence MKELSQVLKTGFWVTAAGVSILAILNAWISAQTQPLQSLLPGEEKVYFWRGHRLFYKVTGSGQPLLLLHGIGAGSSSYEFHAIMAELGQHHQVYAPDLLGWGNSERPDLEYTGDLYVQIIQDFVEQVIGRPTHAIANSLSAGFVLRSARLRPQHWRKLLLIAPLGDNSLVPDSVGIPLAQVAYGLLSLPVLGLALYNGITAPWSVRLFTEQSLFSPDYALDAAVVDYYYQAAHQAGANFAPRSFLTGKLNLPIREDFQVVSKSMALVWGERNRLTTPEQADQYRALRPEVPIYRLPGAAFPHIEAPSAFLSVALSFLAETGPALPG, from the coding sequence ATGAAGGAGCTGAGTCAAGTTCTCAAAACTGGCTTCTGGGTCACTGCTGCCGGTGTCAGTATCTTGGCCATCCTCAATGCCTGGATCTCAGCTCAGACCCAGCCTCTGCAAAGTCTGTTGCCAGGAGAGGAAAAGGTTTACTTTTGGCGCGGTCATCGCCTATTTTACAAAGTCACGGGATCCGGCCAGCCACTGTTGTTATTGCATGGGATCGGGGCCGGATCCTCCAGCTATGAATTTCATGCCATTATGGCAGAGCTGGGTCAGCACCACCAGGTTTATGCCCCAGATTTACTAGGTTGGGGCAACTCCGAGCGCCCGGATTTGGAATATACCGGCGACCTCTACGTCCAGATAATCCAGGATTTTGTTGAGCAGGTGATCGGGCGACCCACCCACGCCATCGCCAACTCTCTCTCAGCAGGGTTTGTCCTGCGCTCGGCCCGGCTGCGCCCTCAGCACTGGCGCAAGTTGCTGCTGATCGCTCCTCTAGGCGACAACAGCTTGGTGCCAGACAGTGTCGGGATCCCTTTGGCTCAAGTTGCCTACGGATTGTTGAGCCTGCCGGTACTGGGTTTAGCTCTTTACAACGGCATCACCGCTCCCTGGAGTGTACGCCTATTCACAGAACAAAGTCTGTTCTCGCCGGACTATGCTCTGGATGCGGCGGTGGTGGATTACTACTACCAAGCCGCTCACCAGGCAGGTGCCAACTTCGCCCCCCGTTCCTTTTTGACGGGTAAGCTGAATCTGCCCATTCGAGAAGATTTTCAGGTGGTGTCCAAATCCATGGCCCTAGTGTGGGGGGAGCGCAACCGTCTCACAACCCCAGAACAAGCAGATCAGTATCGGGCCCTGCGACCTGAAGTGCCGATCTATCGACTGCCAGGAGCCGCTTTCCCCCATATCGAAGCGCCGTCGGCGTTTTTGTCAGTGGCTTTGAGCTTTTTGGCTGAAACTGGTCCCGCCCTGCCGGGGTAG
- the rplX gene encoding 50S ribosomal protein L24 translates to MARPLKPSQIRRLTERPGIRKHRNGLRYKMRIKQGDTVQVISGDDKGKIGEVLRAFPERNMVLVEGVNIVTYHRKPQREGESGTIETKEAPIPVCKVMAYSKKQEVASRIGYQVTADGRKVRVLKKTGEILD, encoded by the coding sequence ATGGCTCGTCCCCTTAAACCCAGCCAAATTCGGCGATTGACCGAGCGCCCTGGCATTCGCAAGCACCGCAATGGGCTGCGATACAAGATGCGCATCAAGCAAGGGGATACTGTCCAAGTCATCTCCGGGGATGACAAAGGCAAAATTGGCGAGGTGCTACGTGCCTTTCCCGAGCGCAATATGGTTTTGGTAGAAGGTGTAAATATCGTCACCTACCACCGCAAGCCACAACGGGAAGGGGAAAGCGGCACGATTGAAACCAAAGAAGCCCCCATTCCCGTTTGTAAGGTGATGGCTTACTCCAAAAAACAGGAAGTAGCCAGCCGTATTGGCTATCAAGTCACCGCTGACGGTCGCAAAGTCCGTGTTCTCAAGAAAACCGGCGAGATCCTCGACTAA
- the rpmC gene encoding 50S ribosomal protein L29: protein MPMPKIADARALSDEELSNEIYTVKKELFELRLQLATRQLNQPHLIRLRKHKLAQLLTVEGERKRGERPGKEE from the coding sequence ATGCCGATGCCCAAAATTGCCGATGCCCGTGCCCTCTCTGACGAAGAGTTGAGCAACGAGATCTACACGGTTAAGAAAGAACTGTTTGAGCTGCGCCTACAGTTGGCCACACGACAATTGAACCAACCCCATTTGATTCGTTTACGCAAACACAAATTGGCACAGCTGTTGACAGTTGAAGGGGAACGCAAGCGGGGCGAGCGCCCAGGCAAGGAGGAATAA
- the rplP gene encoding 50S ribosomal protein L16 — MLSPKRTKYRKQQRGRMKGKATRGNRINFGEYALVATEPCWITARQIEASRRAMNRYIRRGGQIWIRIFPDKPVTQRAAETRMGSGKGNPEFWVCVVKPGRILFEMGGVTEPIAREAMRLAAQKMPIKVKFVTKADFAEEESSKGAATELAATAQGE; from the coding sequence ATGTTAAGCCCCAAACGTACCAAATACCGCAAACAACAGCGCGGGCGCATGAAAGGCAAAGCCACCCGAGGCAATCGCATCAACTTCGGGGAATACGCCTTGGTGGCCACCGAACCCTGTTGGATCACCGCTCGACAAATCGAGGCCAGCCGTCGTGCCATGAACCGCTACATCCGCCGGGGCGGCCAAATCTGGATTCGCATCTTTCCCGACAAGCCCGTCACCCAGCGTGCCGCCGAAACCCGGATGGGATCCGGTAAAGGTAACCCCGAATTTTGGGTCTGTGTCGTCAAGCCGGGTCGTATCCTCTTCGAGATGGGGGGAGTCACAGAACCCATTGCTCGAGAAGCGATGCGCCTCGCCGCCCAAAAGATGCCGATCAAAGTCAAGTTTGTCACCAAGGCTGATTTTGCGGAAGAAGAATCCAGCAAAGGCGCTGCTACAGAACTCGCCGCCACTGCCCAAGGAGAGTAA
- the rplF gene encoding 50S ribosomal protein L6: MSRIGRRPITLPAKVEIQIEGRQISVKGPKGQLSRSLPPLISVDQEAQVLTVSRVNESRPARQLHGLCRTLVANMVDGVSKGFERKLELVGVGYRASIQGTQLILNVGYSNPVEIPFPPGIQIAVEGNTTIVVSGIDKELVGNTAARIRATRPPEPYKGKGIRYQGEQVRRKAGKSGKAKK, encoded by the coding sequence ATGTCCCGTATCGGTAGACGTCCCATCACCCTTCCTGCCAAGGTTGAGATCCAAATTGAAGGTCGGCAGATCTCAGTGAAAGGTCCGAAAGGACAACTGTCCCGTAGCTTGCCTCCCTTGATTTCCGTGGATCAGGAGGCACAGGTGCTCACGGTCAGCCGGGTGAATGAGTCTCGTCCGGCCCGCCAACTGCACGGCCTCTGCCGCACTTTGGTCGCCAATATGGTGGATGGGGTATCCAAGGGGTTTGAGCGTAAGCTGGAGCTGGTGGGTGTGGGCTACCGGGCCTCTATCCAGGGCACCCAGTTAATTTTGAACGTCGGTTACAGCAACCCGGTGGAGATCCCTTTTCCCCCAGGGATCCAAATCGCCGTTGAGGGCAATACCACCATTGTGGTTTCCGGCATTGATAAAGAGCTAGTGGGGAATACCGCCGCACGCATTCGGGCCACCCGCCCACCGGAGCCCTACAAGGGCAAAGGGATCCGCTATCAAGGGGAGCAAGTTCGCCGCAAGGCAGGTAAATCTGGAAAAGCGAAGAAATAG
- the rpsC gene encoding 30S ribosomal protein S3 — translation MGQKIHPNGFRLGVIKEHRSRWFADPVRYPALLQEDERIRTYLSKQLSSAGLADIQIERKADQIDLEVRASRPGVIVGRGGSGLEALRQGLQKELSLQNGTERAIRINVVEVTRADAEAALLAENIAQQLERRIAFRRIVRQVIQRAQRASVQGIKIQIAGRLNGAEIARSEWTREGRIPLHTLRADIDYAEHVARTTFGIIGVKVWIFKGEVLPGQERPEQKAPLQQPKRRQQRRKPTFEDRSAADA, via the coding sequence ATGGGACAAAAGATCCACCCCAACGGTTTCCGCCTCGGCGTGATTAAAGAACATCGCAGCCGCTGGTTTGCCGATCCAGTTCGCTATCCGGCCCTGTTGCAGGAGGACGAGCGCATTCGCACCTACTTGAGTAAACAACTAAGTAGTGCCGGCCTGGCGGATATTCAAATCGAGCGCAAAGCCGATCAAATTGATCTGGAGGTTCGTGCCTCCCGTCCTGGGGTGATAGTCGGTCGGGGTGGATCCGGCTTGGAAGCTCTACGCCAGGGCTTGCAGAAAGAACTCAGCCTCCAGAATGGCACCGAGCGAGCGATTCGCATCAATGTGGTGGAGGTGACCCGCGCCGATGCAGAAGCGGCCTTACTAGCAGAAAACATTGCCCAGCAGTTGGAACGGCGGATTGCCTTTCGTCGCATCGTACGTCAAGTGATTCAGCGGGCCCAGCGGGCGAGCGTGCAAGGGATCAAGATCCAAATTGCCGGTCGATTGAATGGAGCCGAGATCGCTCGCAGCGAATGGACTCGGGAAGGACGGATCCCTCTACATACCTTACGAGCGGATATCGACTATGCCGAGCACGTCGCCCGCACCACCTTTGGCATCATCGGGGTCAAGGTTTGGATCTTCAAAGGCGAAGTTCTACCTGGACAGGAGCGCCCCGAACAAAAGGCGCCCCTACAGCAGCCCAAACGTCGGCAGCAACGGCGCAAGCCCACCTTTGAAGACCGCTCAGCAGCAGATGCCTGA
- the map gene encoding type I methionyl aminopeptidase, with protein sequence MQLIEIKSRREVEKMRRAGRVVAQVLQEISERLQPGWTTADIDAYAEKRVAQLNALPSFKGYYGFPACVCVSVNHEVVHGIPSRRKLIQGGDVVKVDFGAIVEGWHADSCLTIGLEPLSEASRDLIDTAAQALQTGIDHVRHGILLQDVSAAIEDYIEGRGYSVVKQYVGHGVGRNLHEEPQFPNYRTRDLPNPKLRSGMTVAIEPMVNAGGEATRVLGDQWTVVTVDGAWSAQFEHTVLITESGAEILTDRTPFQS encoded by the coding sequence ATGCAACTGATCGAGATCAAATCTCGGCGGGAAGTGGAAAAAATGCGGCGGGCCGGTCGAGTGGTGGCTCAAGTGCTGCAGGAGATCTCGGAGCGCTTGCAACCTGGCTGGACAACGGCTGATATCGATGCCTACGCCGAAAAACGGGTGGCCCAACTGAATGCTTTGCCCAGCTTTAAGGGCTACTACGGCTTTCCTGCCTGTGTGTGCGTCAGTGTCAATCATGAAGTGGTACACGGGATCCCGAGCCGACGCAAGCTGATCCAGGGGGGAGATGTGGTGAAGGTTGATTTTGGCGCCATTGTCGAGGGGTGGCATGCTGACTCCTGCCTGACCATTGGGCTAGAGCCTTTGAGTGAGGCTTCCCGGGATTTGATTGATACCGCCGCCCAAGCCTTGCAAACAGGCATCGACCATGTACGTCACGGCATTTTACTCCAGGATGTCTCGGCGGCTATCGAGGACTACATCGAGGGGCGGGGCTACTCGGTGGTCAAGCAATATGTCGGCCATGGGGTGGGGCGCAACCTGCATGAAGAGCCGCAATTTCCCAACTACCGCACCCGCGATTTGCCCAACCCCAAGCTGCGCTCCGGTATGACCGTTGCCATTGAACCGATGGTGAATGCCGGGGGAGAGGCAACCCGAGTCTTGGGGGATCAGTGGACGGTGGTGACAGTAGATGGCGCTTGGTCGGCCCAGTTTGAGCACACCGTTTTAATCACCGAATCTGGGGCGGAAATCCTGACGGATCGCACTCCCTTCCAATCCTGA
- the infA gene encoding translation initiation factor IF-1: MSKEDAIEMEGVVTESLPNAMFRVDLDNGFNVLAHISGKIRRNYIKILPGDRVKVELSPYDLNKGRITYRLKKK; this comes from the coding sequence TTGTCTAAAGAAGATGCCATTGAAATGGAAGGGGTGGTGACGGAATCTCTGCCCAACGCCATGTTCCGGGTGGATCTGGACAACGGCTTTAACGTACTCGCCCACATCTCTGGCAAAATTCGCCGCAACTACATCAAGATCCTGCCCGGCGATCGGGTCAAGGTGGAGCTGAGCCCCTACGATCTAAACAAGGGGCGCATCACCTACCGCCTCAAGAAAAAATGA
- the secY gene encoding preprotein translocase subunit SecY produces the protein MVDTRGSTPSAQETFMQMAQASGLRGRLFLTLGLLLLVRLGIYIPIPSIDRARFAAEAANSPVFGLLDVFSGGGISALGIFALGILPFINASIIMQLLTSAIPALENLQKNEGEQGRRQISQYTRYVTLGWAIIQGIGISFWVREFASTTNELAFIASTTLALAAGSMFVVWLGELITERGVGSGPSLLIFVNIVASLPRALGQTISLARADSSSIGGILLLTVIFLVTIVGIVFVQEGSRKIPIVYAKRQVGNKLFREQKSYLPLRLNQGGVMPIIFAYSVMSLPLALAQYTQNLTLVQVANLLAPTSWFYIPVYFVLILFFSYFYASLIINPVDLSQNLKKMGSSIPGVRPGKATAEYIEGILNRLTLLGALFLCAVAIIPTAVERATGITTFQGLGATSLLILVGVAIETSKQIQTYVISQRYEGMVKQ, from the coding sequence ATGGTTGATACACGAGGCTCTACCCCCTCTGCCCAAGAGACTTTTATGCAGATGGCTCAAGCATCTGGGCTGCGTGGTCGTCTATTTCTGACACTGGGTTTGTTACTGCTGGTACGACTCGGTATTTATATTCCGATCCCCAGTATTGACCGAGCCCGATTTGCGGCAGAAGCCGCCAACAGTCCTGTATTTGGGCTGCTGGACGTGTTCTCGGGTGGGGGGATTTCCGCACTGGGCATCTTTGCCTTGGGGATCCTGCCCTTTATCAACGCCTCGATCATCATGCAGTTACTCACCTCAGCCATTCCGGCTCTGGAGAACCTGCAGAAAAATGAAGGGGAGCAGGGACGACGACAAATTTCTCAGTACACCCGTTACGTTACCTTGGGCTGGGCCATCATTCAGGGCATCGGTATCTCCTTCTGGGTGAGGGAGTTTGCTAGCACCACCAACGAATTGGCGTTCATCGCCTCCACCACCTTGGCCCTGGCAGCGGGATCTATGTTCGTGGTTTGGCTGGGGGAACTGATTACCGAAAGAGGGGTAGGAAGTGGCCCTTCGCTGTTGATTTTTGTGAACATCGTCGCCAGCTTGCCCCGTGCCCTAGGGCAAACCATTAGCCTGGCCCGTGCCGATAGCAGCAGCATTGGGGGCATCCTTTTGCTGACGGTCATTTTTCTTGTCACCATCGTCGGCATTGTCTTTGTCCAGGAGGGCAGCCGCAAGATCCCGATTGTCTACGCCAAACGTCAAGTGGGGAACAAACTATTCCGTGAACAGAAAAGCTACCTGCCGTTGCGCCTGAATCAAGGGGGCGTGATGCCGATCATCTTCGCCTACTCAGTGATGTCTCTGCCCTTGGCTCTGGCCCAATACACCCAGAACCTGACCTTGGTGCAGGTGGCGAATCTTTTGGCCCCCACCTCTTGGTTTTATATTCCCGTCTACTTTGTTCTCATCCTCTTCTTCAGCTATTTCTACGCCTCTTTGATCATCAACCCGGTGGATCTCTCTCAAAACCTGAAAAAGATGGGATCCAGCATTCCGGGGGTGCGACCTGGCAAAGCCACAGCAGAGTACATCGAAGGGATCCTGAATCGACTCACCCTGTTGGGGGCGCTGTTCTTGTGTGCCGTGGCCATCATTCCAACCGCAGTAGAACGGGCGACTGGGATTACCACCTTTCAAGGGTTGGGAGCCACTTCGCTGCTGATTTTGGTGGGGGTGGCGATTGAAACCTCCAAGCAGATCCAAACCTATGTGATCTCGCAACGCTACGAAGGGATGGTGAAGCAATAG
- the rpsE gene encoding 30S ribosomal protein S5, translating to MAEQRERRRNKKSREEQPSEWQERVIQIRRVTKVVKGGKKLSFRAVVVVGNERGQVGVGVGKANDVIGAVRKGVVDGKKHLIDVPLTNGLSVPHPMRGGGGGATVLVMPAAPGTGVIAGGAVRTVLELAGVRNSLAKQLGSSNPLNNARATVDALRRMRTFEQVAQDRDIDVRRLFSK from the coding sequence ATGGCTGAGCAGAGAGAGCGTCGTAGAAACAAGAAAAGCCGCGAAGAGCAACCAAGCGAGTGGCAAGAGCGGGTCATCCAGATCCGCCGAGTCACCAAAGTGGTCAAAGGCGGCAAAAAGCTGAGCTTCCGGGCTGTGGTGGTGGTCGGCAATGAGCGCGGCCAAGTCGGAGTTGGCGTGGGCAAAGCCAATGACGTGATCGGGGCGGTGCGTAAAGGAGTTGTGGATGGCAAGAAACACCTGATCGATGTGCCCCTCACCAACGGCCTGTCTGTCCCACATCCCATGCGCGGGGGTGGGGGCGGTGCTACTGTACTGGTCATGCCTGCTGCCCCCGGTACTGGCGTGATCGCGGGGGGAGCGGTACGCACCGTTCTGGAACTGGCGGGAGTGCGCAACAGCTTGGCCAAGCAACTGGGATCCAGTAACCCCCTCAACAATGCCCGTGCCACCGTCGATGCTTTGCGGCGGATGCGAACCTTTGAGCAGGTGGCCCAAGATCGAGACATCGATGTGCGCCGTCTGTTTAGCAAGTGA
- the rplE gene encoding 50S ribosomal protein L5, which yields MPQRLQTHYTKVILPKLQKDLGYANIHQVPRIEKIVVNRGLGDASQNAKALESSIAELSTITGQRPVITRAKKAIASFKIRQGMPVGLMVTLRRERMYAFLDRLINVALPRIRDFRGISPKAFDGRGNYTLGIREQLIFPEISYDSVDQLRGMDISIVTTAKTDEEGRALLKEFGMPFTS from the coding sequence ATGCCACAACGTCTTCAGACCCACTACACAAAAGTTATCCTCCCCAAGCTGCAGAAGGATCTGGGGTACGCCAACATCCATCAGGTGCCGCGTATCGAGAAGATCGTGGTTAATCGTGGGTTGGGAGATGCCTCTCAGAACGCCAAAGCCCTGGAATCCTCAATCGCAGAGCTCAGTACCATTACAGGTCAGCGGCCCGTGATCACCCGGGCTAAAAAGGCAATCGCCAGCTTCAAGATTCGTCAGGGGATGCCAGTGGGGTTGATGGTGACCCTGCGGCGGGAACGCATGTACGCTTTTCTCGACCGCTTGATCAATGTTGCTCTACCCCGGATCCGGGATTTTCGCGGCATCAGCCCCAAAGCGTTCGATGGACGTGGCAACTACACTCTGGGCATTCGAGAGCAGCTCATTTTCCCCGAGATTAGCTACGACTCTGTTGACCAGCTGCGGGGTATGGATATTTCGATTGTGACCACCGCCAAAACCGATGAGGAAGGTCGCGCCCTGCTTAAAGAGTTTGGCATGCCCTTTACCTCCTAG